AACACACGTGTTGATAGAGGGTATGTTGGCGCTAGGGCTTGTCTCAGGGACTGCCGAACAAGTATACGCGGATAAAACCTATCAGCGCTATTTTATGCATGGCACCAGCCATTGGTTAGGTATTGATGTGCACGATGTTGGAGACTATAAAACGCAATCTGACGAAGATGTCCAGCTACAGCCTGGAATGGCACTGACCATCGAGCCAGGACTTTATATCCGCGCTGACGATGAATCTGCCCCCGAAGCCTTACGGGGTATTGGCATTCGTATTGAGGATGATGTCATTATTACGCCTGATGGCCACCTTAATTTGACGGGCGCCACACCAAAATCAATCGACGCGATTGAAGCGTGTTGTGCTGACGCAGCGCGTGAGATTAATTAACCTTAATATTCGTTTTATCAATCTGTTCTGCTTTTTTTTATGTTTTTCGGTATAATGACGCCATTTAGTCAGCATGAAATCATGCATGATGTCAACATGACGGTAATCAACATAAACGGAATAATTCCTTATCTGAGGTCGCTATTCTTAAACTAGACGAGATTGATGTATAACGAGCATTTTGGCTTTAATGAAGCCCCTTTTTCAATTTCTCCTGACCCTCGTTTTCTCTATATGAGCGAGCGTCATCGTGATGCGCTGGCGCACTTAATTTATGGTGCTGGCGAAAACGGTGGATTTGTGCTGTTGACTGGTCAGGTCGGCACAGGGAAAACCACGTTGATTCGCTCGCTACTGTCACAAAAGCTTGAAAACACCGATATTGCAATGTGCCTGCATTCTGGGTTGTCGGTGATTGACTTTGTTGCATCGGTTTTGGACGAGCTTGGCATCGACTATGTTCCCAATCCGTCATCGCTCAAACCGCTGGTTGATGCGCTCAATCGTTATTTGCTAAGCGCGCACGCGAATGGCCGTCAAACCGTATTGATTGTCGATGAAGCACAAAATTTAAGCCGTGAAATACTAGAGCAAGTTCGCCTGCTAACAAACCTAGAAACAGATAGCCAAAAATTACTGCGCATTATTTTGGTGGGGCAAGAAGAGCTGCAAGCACTCATTAATCGCGATGATTTGCGTCAGTTGTCCCAGCGTATTACCATGCGTTATCACTTGACCGCACTCAACCCGAGCGAAGTAAACGAATACGTCGCGCACCGCATCAAAGTCGCCAAGGGCAACCCCAGTGTATTTGCCGCATCCGCTACGCGACAAATTTACAAACTAACTGGTGGAATACCTAGACTAATCAATGTCCTATGCGACAGGGCTTTGTTGACTGCTTATAATGAAGGCGTTTATCGCGTCTCGAGTAAACACATTCAAAGCGCTGCTGAAGAAACCTTGCCGTTAAAAACGCAAACAACACCAGCAAAGCGCCGAACGGGCGCGGGGTTTGGTTTGGGGCATGCTATTGCGTTACTACTGGTTGCTGGTGGCAGTTATGGTGCTTATCGCTACTCGCAAGAGGGTGATCAGTTTGTCGATACGATAACGAGTCGTTGGCCGCTCTCGGTGTTAGCGATTTGGCAAGATACGCCAAGCCAAGCGCTCGATACGACCGATGTGTCTAATGCAGGTGACCGTACGGACGCAGCAAACGGAAGCGACAAACCATCGGCAGCGCTAACGGACGCGCAAACAACTTTGCAAAAAACCGCGTTGGTGGCAGATTCACAGGCAGATTCACAGGTAGGCCCAGCAAGAGCGCCTCAGCCAGAGGCGCAGCCTGACCTTAGCGCAATCGGTATTTCATCGGTGGGTTTGGCAGACAGTTCAACGCAAGAAGCGCCAAGTAACACTGATGTCGCTGGCAATGACAGCGGCAATGACAGCGGCGATGAAAGGAGTGGCGAACCGAAAGCGGTTGCTGATATTGCATCTGACAATGCCAGCTCTGACAATGTGGTTTCACGTGAAACCAACTTATCGGAGGCGCCCAAAAATCCAACAAACAATACGCCAGTAAACGATGCGCCAACAGACAATCCGCCAACAGACAATCCGCCAACAGACATTGCCAATGCTGATGAATCGCCTGCTAGCCGCCTTGCTATCGAAGCCGACGAAGCCCTTAAAGCCGACCGTAGCGAAAC
Above is a genomic segment from Ostreibacterium oceani containing:
- a CDS encoding AAA family ATPase, which produces MYNEHFGFNEAPFSISPDPRFLYMSERHRDALAHLIYGAGENGGFVLLTGQVGTGKTTLIRSLLSQKLENTDIAMCLHSGLSVIDFVASVLDELGIDYVPNPSSLKPLVDALNRYLLSAHANGRQTVLIVDEAQNLSREILEQVRLLTNLETDSQKLLRIILVGQEELQALINRDDLRQLSQRITMRYHLTALNPSEVNEYVAHRIKVAKGNPSVFAASATRQIYKLTGGIPRLINVLCDRALLTAYNEGVYRVSSKHIQSAAEETLPLKTQTTPAKRRTGAGFGLGHAIALLLVAGGSYGAYRYSQEGDQFVDTITSRWPLSVLAIWQDTPSQALDTTDVSNAGDRTDAANGSDKPSAALTDAQTTLQKTALVADSQADSQVGPARAPQPEAQPDLSAIGISSVGLADSSTQEAPSNTDVAGNDSGNDSGDERSGEPKAVADIASDNASSDNVVSRETNLSEAPKNPTNNTPVNDAPTDNPPTDNPPTDIANADESPASRLAIEADEALKADRSETSSATATPDGTSEVATPTDVAVISTEPSTINIDDSAVNKSTNKATNKAAPTARVSATKTADENAQAQELSVSNPPTSNSSNAKPPIAPTWRTAKLGQTDGVVTLLRDWQLPTAIPANQTACQFAETHNMRCVNGRGGFPVLRQINRPALLELTDADNKQWLPVLALSKTHLTATIDGQPTEVGFNEIAPYVTGRFVVLLEAPNVSLQIPPGFEGEQVRWLRQRIAIAEGRDFRDINESLRYDNALVDKVKQFQDQRQLLVDGIVGNETLQYLFNVVADENTPLLSRTIRSATAIKATEVEQ